A window of Juglans regia cultivar Chandler chromosome 7, Walnut 2.0, whole genome shotgun sequence contains these coding sequences:
- the LOC109018787 gene encoding uncharacterized protein LOC109018787, with the protein MPSLQTALPPELANNVIRLYRECLRRAKYIGHRQHNTALLVDMVRQQFKRNMQETDPERIQKLKDDAARGLINHILYESEKISGRKFSKSF; encoded by the exons ATGCCGTCTCTTCAAACTGCACTGCCTCCTGAACTGGCCAACAATGTGATTAGA CTTTACCGTGAATGCCTTCGAAGAGCTAAATATATTGGTCATCGG CAACATAATACAGCGCTCCTTGTTGATATGGTGAGGCAGCAGTTCAAAAGAAACATGCAAGAGACAGATCCAGAAAGGATTCAAAAGTTGAAGGATGA TGCGGCAAGGGGACTTATAAATCACATACTATATGAGTCTGAGAAGATCTCTGGTCGTAAATTCAGCAAGAGCTTTTGA
- the LOC108996653 gene encoding protein PUTATIVE RECOMBINATION INITIATION DEFECT 1, whose product MFFNDSQEPDLDLEEEAESYFDPSQSCPQGHRSTLILRTQQGGSICLLCFSNLVSNPLSPTLHVSYALSQLSHALSQPQFLHSIRSFHSHLLVSPLVKALSSFDDEPIARQVIDLIVNICGSDDGSVCCEFVARVSDSLASGALAWSRRQVFMLHCLGVLLNCQTNNLYAHIKDKYDLVSNLVVGLQLPSEEIRGEIMFVLYKVAILQYTSEDGDGSDVLLAFGPKILHLVVDALMKTQIDDVRLNCLALLMVLTQRGFFASANANDTSSMNLYEADSFIQAAEDKRDGPHLNISFAEAIKGPLLSSDSQVQLSTLDLLFHYMSCDGASGKQIQVLVEENVADYVFEVLRLSECKDPVVSSCIRVLDLLSTAEQAFKQRLAIGFGSLISVVRYVSEVPFHPAQSPTLKLIWNYISDCPGMLSTLQTEELVLILTRMLKMHTEAEMGMLPEAFIMVCSVFVALLKYSSSHGTLNLATSVQEASKHAILACLDLSEKHPGQILHSLYLLKETYLYGNGENFNESGNIELRSYVVEVCIKQLLPWIVTAINELEEEVVLGVLETFHSLLLQDCDIQAMRLAKTLVSSSWFCFSFGCLGLYPTEKMKCRVYLMLSSLVNVLLGNGSGQPIRDAALYLPADPVDLLFLLGQKSSHNLELSSCQSAILLVLYTSSLYDERLADEKLVLASLDQYLLVNGRDLQYGAADSLAVMRLVNLYALFRGLAKMNYQIPYSSKAESILFQLMTENEWDLSSAGINSVSLKWLFQQEKICKLLSYQILKFSRSTSSNGTDIIVQGRNDRVLSKEAIAKLVAAGDNYGATIFVCLLTDLAKDNGQEHDIISVVTLMETIITIFPAASNQLCLCGIGKVIYTLCYDTSHTFSPQILKATSVFIFKILRLVQPEILSSDENWLAVTMKLMENLDTLEAADRWNQESLVVIGVLSLVLRHSTNEVLLEASKAILFNTSLISTINSIIDAAHLKGPALVDHDEGTGIGESLIFVLLLNYFSLRSLPAVLPEFVDWKNFFDLPDRMQPLSFIGIHCHDLCRLMHFGSSLVKLVASYSLLQLLTRLSDQRDKNHFELKCTVGYLMSVIDILEGLIFYSDLRVAMNCGLCLSIILGWEILDMQKTTLIEKNSWCRLIVEELAMSLAAPCLATKSFINHHKPAIHVAVALLKLQKVPGWMRSVFNDTCISCIIENLSATNVNTEMVFLFRELLNSKYLKTAHIANLNRVLQACRQHLYADITQDDESDEHVKKTATTTNDVEEVCEFLIYLMSSPDMDSRGSHIGIGNKQLLEEIELFSRTLTVER is encoded by the exons ATGTTCTTCAACGATTCACAGGAACCGGACCTCGATCTCGAAGAAGAAGCAGAATCCTACTTTGATCCATCACAATCATGCCCCCAAGGCCATCGATCTACACTCATCCTCCGAACCCAGCAGGGCGGCTCCATCTGCCTCCTCTGCTTCTCCAACCTCGTTTccaaccctctctctcccactctccATGTCTCCTATGCCCTCTCCCAGCTCTCTCATGCCCTCTCTCAGCCCCAATTTCTCCACTCCATTCGCTCCTTCCACTCTCACCTCCTCGTCTCCCCTCTCGTCAAAGCTCTCTCCTCCTTTGACGACGAGCCCATTGCCCGACAGGTCATCGATCTCATCGTCAATATCTGTGGTTCAGATGATGGATCGGTGTGCTGTGAGTTTGTGGCCCGGGTTTCGGATTCGCTCGCTTCCGGCGCGTTGGCGTGGAGTCGGCGCCAGGTTTTTATG CTTCATTGCTTAGGGGTTCTCTTAAACTGTCAGACAAATAACCTCTATGCACACATCAAGGACAAATATGACCTTGTGTCCAACCTTGTTGTGGGTCTTCAATTGCCCAG TGAGGAGATCCGAGGAGAGATCATGTTTGTTCTGTACAAAGTAGCTATTCTCCAGTATACATCAGAGGATGGTGATGGATCTGATGTTTTATTGGCCTTTGGTCCTAAGATCTTGCATCTGGTAGTGGATGCCCTCATGAAGACCCAAATTGATGATGTCCGCTTGAATTGCCTAG CACTTTTGATGGTGTTGACTCAGAGAGGGTTTTTCGCTAGTGCGAATGCAAATGACACAAGCAGCATGAATTTGTATGAAGCAGATAGCTTCATTCAAGCAGCTGAAGATAAGAGAGATGGGCCTCATTTGAATATCAGTTTTGCTGAGGCCATCAAAGGCCCATTGCTTTCATCAGACAGCCAAGTCCAACTGAGCACATTAGATTTACTATTTCATTATATGTCTTGTGATGGTGCTTCAGGAAAGCAGATCCAAGTCCTGGTAGAAGAAAATGTTGCGGATTATGTGTTTGAAGTACTTCGATTGTCAG AATGCAAGGATCCGGTTGTTAGCTCTTGCATTCGGGTACTTGATCTTTTATCAACAGCTGAGCAAGCCTTCAAACAAAGGCTAGCCATTGGGTTTGGATCTCTGATTTCAGTAGTACGTTACGTATCTGAAGTTCCCTTTCATCCTGCCCAAAGTCCGACTCTAAAGCTCATATGGAATTATATTTCTGATTGCCCTGGGATGCTATCCACTTTGCAAACAGAGGAGTTAGTTCTTATTCTCACAAGGATGCTCAAAATGCATACTGAGGCGGAGATGGGCATGCTTCCCGAGGCATTTATAATGGTTTGCTCAGTCTTTGTAGCTCTTCTGAAGTATTCATCTTCTCATGGGACTTTAAATCTGGCAACATCGGTTCAAGAAGCATCAAAACATGCCATTTTAGCCTGTCTAGATCTCTCCGAAAAACATCCTGGACAAATTTTGCATTCGTTGTACCTACTTAAAGAGACATATCTGTATGGTAATGGAGAAAACTTCAATGAATCCGGTAACATTGAACTACGAAGTTATGTGGTGGAAGTATGCATAAAACAATTATTACCTTGGATTGTAACAGCCATCAATGAACTGGAGGAGGAAGTTGTCCTTGGGGTGCTGGAAACTTTTCATTCATTACTGCTTCAGGATTGTGATATCCAAGCCATGAGACTTGCAAAGACCTTGGTTTCATCATCTTGGTTTTGTTTCTCGTTTGGATGTCTAGGCTTATATCCTACAGAAAAAATGAAATGCAGAGTATATCTGATGCTTAGTTCACTTGTGAATGTTCTTTTGGGAAATGGCTCTGGGCAACCCATCAGAGATGCTGCTCTATATCTGCCAGCTGATCCTGTGGATTTATTGTTTTTACTTGGGCAAAAGAGCTCTCATAATTTGGAATTGTCTTCTTGTCAATCTGCCATTTTGCTGGTGTTATACACCAGCTCTTTGTATGATGAAAG ACTTGCAGATGAGAAGTTGGTTTTAGCTTCTCTGGATCAGTATCTCCTAGTCAATGGTAGAGATTTACAATATGGGGCTGCTGATTCCCTTGCAGTGATGCGACTAGTGAATCTTTATGCTCTTTTTAGGGGTCTTGCCAAAATGAACTACCAAATCCCCTACAGTTCAAAAGCAGAGAGCATACTTTTTCAGCTGATGACTGAAAATGAATGGGATTTGTCTTCTGCAGGAATTAACTCGGTGTCATTAAAATGGTTGTTTCAACAAGAGAAAATCTGCAAGCTATTGTCTTATCAGATTCTCAAATTCAGCAGAAGCACTAGTTCAAATGGGACTGACATCATAGTCCAGGGAAGAAATGATCGAGTTTTAAGCAAAGAAGCAATTGCGAAGCTAGTAGCAGCAGGAGATAACTATGGAGCAACAATTTTTGTATGCTTGTTGACAGATCTTGCCAAGGATAATGGCCAAGAGCATGACATAATCTCAGTGGTTACTCTCATGGAAACTATTATTACCATCTTTCCAGCTGCTTCAAACCAATTATGTTTGTGTGGCATAGGGAAGGTGATCTACACTCTTTGTTATGACACAAGCCACACATTTTCCCCACAGATATTGAAGGCCAcctcagtttttatttttaagattttaaggTTGGTGCAGCCTGAAATCCTTTCTAGTGATGAAAATTGGCTCGCAGTGACTATGAAG ttgATGGAGAATTTAGACACCTTGGAGGCTGCGGATAGGTGGAATCAGGAAAGTCTTGTTGTAATTGGGGTTCTTTCCCTGGTTTTGCGCCACTCCACCAATGAAGTTCTGTTAGAAGCTTCAAAAGCTATTCTTTTTAATACTTCTCTTATATCTACAATCAACAGCATAATCGACGCTGCCCACTTAAAGGGGCCTGCTTTGGTCGACCATGATGAGGGGACCGGCATTGGAGAAAGTTTGATATTTGTGCTTTtactaaattatttctctttaagaaG TTTGCCTGCTGTCCTACCTGAGTTTGTGGATTGGAAAAATTTCTTTGATCTACCAGATAGGATGCAGCCGTTGTCCTTCATTGGAATTCATTGTCATGATCTATGCAGACTGATGCATTTTGGGTCCTCTCTAGTGAAGCTTGTTGCTTCCTACAGTCTGTTACAGTTGCTTACCAGATTATCAGACCAAAGAGATAAAAATCACTTTGAACTGAAATGCACCGTGGGGTATCTTATGTCTGTAATTGATATATTAGAAGGCTTGATTTTTTACAGCGATCTCAGAGTGGCTATGAACTGTGGCCTCTGTCTATCCATAATTTTGGGGTGGGAAATTCTGGACATGCAGAAGACAACGTTGATTGAAAAGAACAGTTGGTGTAGGTTGATTGTAGAAGAGCTAGCAATGTCTTTGGCTGCTCCTTGTTTAGCGACAAAATCTTTCATTAATCATCACAAGCCTGCAATTCATGTAGCTGTGGCACTTCTAAAACTCCAGAAGGTTCCTGGGTGGATGAGATCTGTGTTCAATGATACATGCATATCTTGCATAATTGAAAACCTTTCAGCGACTAATGTGAATACGGAGATGGTGTTTTTGTTTCGAGAGCTACTAAATTCCAAGTATCTGAAGACTGCACATATTGCTAACCTGAATCGGGTGCTCCAG GCTTGCAGACAACATTTGTATGCTGACATTACTCAAGATGATGAATCAGATGAGCATGTGAAGAAGACGGCTACCACCACAAACGATGTGGAAGAAGTTTGTGAGTTTCTCATTTACTTGATGTCATCTCCAGATATGGATTCTAGGGGATCACATATTGGGATTGGGAATAAGCAACTGTTAGAAGAGATAGAGTTGTTTTCTAGGACATTGACAGTGGAAAGATGA